From Heterodontus francisci isolate sHetFra1 chromosome 9, sHetFra1.hap1, whole genome shotgun sequence, the proteins below share one genomic window:
- the LOC137373334 gene encoding putative nuclease HARBI1 gives MLDEELGPLGCGGHPLPVVVTITVVLNYFTSGSFQGLSGEICGISQSAAHHSIKQVMDAMYQSSGQYIRHPTNQVCQAGRVIGFGPLLDSLRLRGQSTMRVAIKVPSEQPGTLMNRKGFHSLNLEIVCDHCKRILQIGASFPGSCHNSYILRQSQVPQLFRPSKRLYRYILGEKGRLLKTWLLTPVLNPNTKPEDTNNSCHMTTWATIEQAIGLLKVRFRCLDRSGEALQNSPSRLSCIVVVCCVLYNLVHQRGVAWRMTTTLNPLLPLRRMKWRFFETRQLMEIHPEI, from the coding sequence ATGCTGGACGAGGAGTTGGGGCCACTGGGATGTGGTGGACACCCATTGCCTGTGGTGGTGACGATAACTGTGGTGCTCAACTATTTCACCTCAGGCTCATTCCAGGGATTGTCTGGAGAAATATGTGGGATCTCTCAGTCAGCCGCCCATCACAGCATTAAGCAGGTGATGGATGCCATGTATCAGAGTTCAGGGCAATACATCAGGCATCCCACAAATCAGGTCTGTCAGGCCGGGAGGGTGATAGGATTTGGGCCATTGCTAGATTCTCTCAGGTTGAGGGGGCAATCGACCAtgcgtgtggccatcaaggttccctcAGAGCAGCCAGGCACGTTGATGAATAGGAAGGGGTTCCATTCACTGAATTTGGAAatagtctgcgaccactgcaagagGATCTTGCAGATAGGTGCAAGCTTCCCAGGAAGCTGCCACAACTCGTACATCCTGAGACAGTCCCAGGTTCCTCAGCTGTTTAGGCCATCCAAACGCCTTTACAGATATATCCTGGGTGAAAAGGGGCGTCTACTAAAGACATGGCTACTTACACCTGTGCTGAACCCCAACACCAAGCCAGAGGACACCAACAACAGTTGCCATATGACTACTTGGGCAACCATTGAACAGGCAATTGGGCTTCTGAAAGTGaggttcagatgcctggatagatctggggaAGCCCTGCAAAATTCCCCATCAAGGCTCTCATGTATTGTGGTGGTATGCTGTGTGCTGTACAACCTGGTGCACCAGAGGGGAGTAGCATGGAGAATGACCACCACATTGAACCCGCTGCTTCCTCTAAGGAGGATGAAGTGGAGGTTCTTCGAGACTAGGCAGCTAAtggaaatacacccagagatataA